A window from Drosophila nasuta strain 15112-1781.00 chromosome 3, ASM2355853v1, whole genome shotgun sequence encodes these proteins:
- the LOC132793105 gene encoding LOW QUALITY PROTEIN: spondin-1 (The sequence of the model RefSeq protein was modified relative to this genomic sequence to represent the inferred CDS: deleted 1 base in 1 codon), with protein MCQILAILIIFAIYIQDVRGGCSRIPQGASGQRSAVDDNFKILIDGNPEAYIPDHQYNVSLSCPINMKFISFTLVIEAEDQSVGYNSHDMTGHFELFNGAETKFSSGCENMIESTNTNAKTRIDVSWVAPKNPSSGCVFIKAGIVQHRDVWFIDDGFLTKRICPEEIDELNNVTPALQNCCACDEAKYEIVLESKWGRNTHAKDFPSEKGRTRIGDVIGASHSSSYRYWAYGGRASIGVQEMAEHGSTRSLEQEIRDNTQNGEVRTIIKAPGIVNRENVYGTTLANARVDPQHHQISLAAKVDPSPDWILGVAGLELCLSNCTWLERKVLNLYPWDIGTDSGPSYMSPDQPQVPPDVIRRITSSYPSDHRSPFFDESGTPMKPLATLYVTRKKLYIRECEEVPQEGPLECATHPWNDWSNCSTRCGPGYSQRFRSFKNPSLAASYNCDRHLDESRQCQGTQCGAEEEIDNGDPNNYNPDGRESVAECELTKWSDWSPCSKVCGRGFSTRTRDYFNPQARAQCQAALRMPLEESMLCTGTDCGGIIPDNGELDGMQEPEDNANSPAWSSSNNNNRFATNRNDEGQSWNSNNFDTNKDNFQSENQRRQSWNSNNFDRNIDNFQSESQRGQTWNSNNFDRNTDNFQSENQLGQTWNSNNFERNRDNFQSGNQRDQSWNSNRFDSNKVNLQSANQGGYNSNPRRPLEFDRFNSYEKEPVTENLPRNYQGQRNDFTRNLNRGNTYQRENDQDITTKPYDATNNARYQNRQSDVSKDFKIVQDYCYEKPFASTIPCLTTPVIVGNFWFYDHDSHECKIFTTDNCDENLNKFRTLLACEGTCLKPQMNWARTVEDDVTGDIQSSGRDYGGGFGQSMSQTNKKYGNTRRGYYGS; from the exons ATGTGCCAAATACTGGCAATACTTATCATCTTTGCCATATATATTCAGGATGTGCGAGGTGGTTGCTCTCGCATTCCTCAAGGAGCCAGTGGTCAACGTTCGGCAGTCGACGATAACTTTAAGATACTGATCGATGGCAATCCTGAGGCTTATATACCCGATCATCAATACAACGTGTCGCTCTCGTGTCCCATAAATATGAAGTTCATCAGCTTCACGCTGGTCATTGAGGCAGAGGATCAATCCGTTGGCTACAATTCCCACGATATGACTGGACATTTTGAGTTGTTCAACGGTGCAGAGACAAAGTTTAGTTCTGGCTGCGAGAATATGATCGagagcacaaacacaaatgccAAGACACGCATCGATGTTTCGTGGGTGGCACCCAAGAATCCCAGCAGCGGCTGTGTGTTTATTAAAGCTGGTATTGTGCAGCATCGTGATGTGTGGTTCATCGATGATGGTTTCCTCACCAAACGTATCTGTCCAGAAGAGATTGATGAGTTGAATAATGTTACCCCTGCCCTGCAAAATTGCTGTGCCTGCGATGAGGCTAAGTACGAG ATTGTTCTGGAGAGTAAGTGG GGGAGGAATACACATGCCAAAGACTTTCCTTCAGAGAAGGGACGCACCCGCATTGGCGACGTAATTGGTGCCTCGCACAGCAGTAGCTATCGATACTGGGCTTATGGGGGAAGGGCTTCCATTGGAGTACAGGAAATGGCGGAGCATGGCTCCACACGATCCTTAGAGCAGGAGATCAGAGATAACACTCAG AATGGCGAGGTGCGCACCATTATCAAGGCTCCTGGAATTGTAAACCGTGAGAATGTGTATGGCACAACTTTGGCGAATGCCCGAGTGGATCCCCAGCATCATCAGATATCCTTGGCCGCCAAAGTAGATCCCTCGCCAGACTGGATTCTTGGAGTAGCTGGCTTGGAGCTCTGTTTAAGCAACTGTACCTGGCTGGAGCGTAAAGTGTTAAATTTATATCCTTGGGACATTGGTACTGATTCAGGACCTTCATACATG TCACCCGATCAGCCGCAGGTGCCACCCGATGTGATCCGTCGCATTACATCCTCGTATCCCAGCGACCATCGCTCACCGTTCTTCGATGAATCCGGAACACCTATGAAACCTCTGGCCACGCTGTACGTCACCAGAAAGAAGCTGTACATACGGGAATGTGAGGAAG TACCTCAAGAAGGACCATTGGAGTGCGCCACACATCCTTGGAACGACTGGAGTAACTGCAGTACACGATGTGGCCCTGGCTATTCGCAACGCTTTCGCAGCTTCAAAAACCCATCGCTAGCAGCCAGTTACAATTGCGACAGGCACTTAGATGAGAGTCGTCAATGTCAAGGCACTCAATGCGGCGCGGAAGAGGAGATAGATAACGGCGACCCAAATAATTATAATCCCGACGGACGGGAATCGGTGGCCGAGTGTGAACTAACTAAGTGGAGCGATTGGTCTCCGTGTTCAAAGGTCTGTGGTCGTGGCTTTTCAACACGCACACGCGACTACTTCAATCCCCAGGCAAGGGCGCAGTGTCAGGCAGCATTGAGAATGCCCTTAGAAGAGTCCATGCTATGCACGGGCACCGATTGTGGCGGCATAATACCTGACAATGGAGAACTAGATGGTATGCAAGAACCCGAAGACAATGCAAATTCTCCAGCTTGGAGCTCatccaacaataacaacagatTCGCGACTAACAGAAATGACGAGGGTCAAAGCTGGAACTCCAACAACTTTGACACAAACAAGGATAACTTTCAATCTGAGAACCAGCGCCGCCAAAGCTGGAACAGCAACAATTTCGATCGTAACATAGATAATTTTCAAAGTGAAAGTCAACGTGGCCAAACTTGGAACAGCAACAATTTCGATCGTAACACAGATAATTTCCAAAGTGAAAATCAACTAGGCCAAACTTggaacagcaacaattttgaGCGTAACAGAGACAATTTTCAAAGTGGAAATCAACGTGACCAAAGTTGGAACAGCAACCGCTTCGATAGTAACAAAGTCAATCTTCAAAGTGCAAATCAGGGAGGTTATAATTCTAATCCTCGTCGGCCGCTCGAGTTTGATCGCTTCAACAGTTATGAGAAAGAGCCGGTAACGGAAAACCTACCAAGGAATTATCAGGGACAACGTAACGATTTCACACGTAACTTAAACAGAGGCAATACATACCAAAGAGAGAATGATCAAGATATAACCACCAAGCCATATGATGCCACGAACAATGCACGTTATCAGAATCGACAGTCGGATGTCAGTAAGGATTTTAAAATAGTGCAGGACTATTGCTACGAGAAACCCTTTGCCTCGACCATACCCTGCCTGACCACTCCTGTTATTGTGGGAAACTTCTGGTTTTATGATCACGATAGTCACGAGTGCAAGATCTTTACCACAGACAACTGCGATGAGAATCTTAATAAGTTTCGTACCTTGTTGGCTTGCGAAGGCACCTGTCTGAAGCCCCAAATGAACTGGGCCCGCACCGTGGAGGATGACGTTACTGGCGACATACAGTCCAGCGGAAGAGATTATGGTGGTGGATTCGGACAGTCGATGTCTCAGACAAACAAGAAATATGGCAATACAAGACGTGGATACTATGGCAGCTGA